The Salvia splendens isolate huo1 chromosome 20, SspV2, whole genome shotgun sequence nucleotide sequence TCGAGCCGCCTGCCTCTTCACCCACCCGTAGGCCACTTTAACTGATGGGTAGGGATCCTCCTTGAGGATATCCCATTTGATCGAATCATATTCGAGATGCAATCCAGCCAGAAATTTGAACAATCTCTTCTTGTTCGAATGGGTTCGGTATTGGTTGACTCCTTTGTCACAGCAAGTAATCGGCTGCTTTTGGCAGCGGTCGACATTGATCCACAGTCCGTGGATCCTTTGGTAATACGTTTCCAAGTCCATGTTTCCTTGTTTGATCGTGATTATTTTCTCCTCCAGGTCGTAGATGAGATATTTTTCGGCCTTGTTTTCGAAAGTTACGGCCAGACTGTCCCACAACGGCTTTGATGTTTGATGATGGGCGAAATCGGCGATAATTTCATTCTCAATATTATCGACGATCCACGATAACACTACCAAATCATCCTCTTCCCAATCATCGTATCCCTTGCTTCCCGGTTCTGGGGGTTCTTTCCGGATGTGTGAATAGGCGAGCCTCCTATCTTGACTTTCATAAGTCTCGACCACAATGGGTAGTTCTTTCCGTTGAGCTTGAATGCCACCGTGACATTCTTGTTATTCTTCAATTTTGCTGGTTGTTCTGGATCTATTTTATTGTCCTTTGTATCTGACATTTTTTGTTACAGGATTGGTTATTCTGGTTCTTGGCTAAGGAAGGTTGGGATTGGTATCGCGGCTATGATGAGAATTCTTTGAGCCGTAGTCGTTTTTctggctctgatgccatgtcAAACGAAGTCTTTGATCGGTAAAGGGCTTGTTATTATTCACTGATTATTGTCATTATACATTAGGAACCACTATATAGTACAAGGATAGGTTATACAAGGAAAACATTCATTAATTACAATGATTGATATCTCCTATGTTTGGTAAGATATATTCTAGCATATCTCTCGTGTGATTTGGAGCATATCTCGTGATCTTCCGTGATCTTCTCCAACAGTTGCTACACCagagatgaagttgtttttTCTTTGGAGACTACACTCCAAATCCGAGAGCATTGTCGGGGAATATCTCGTATTGCGGAAAGATGATTCATCGAGTCGGCTATTAATTTGCGATTTCGCAGCTTCTTATTTGCATTTCATTTATgcaattcaatttcattttcgtGCACTCAATTTTTTGTAGTATTTGTTGTTGGATTGTATCACGTATGACTAAGTTACTTTTCTGTACCCAGTTTCATTTTAAGATTATACTACTAGGGAAAttgataatataaatttttaggTTAAACATTATTGTAAATTTGAACTATTATACATTGTGATTGACAGGTCCAGCATGGCCCCTCCTTCCTTATTGCGCTGACACGTACGTCTAAGATTCCTAAGTAATTTACATGAAAATGGATATTAGCTCAGAactatatatggaaattaaTGTATATGATACGTAATTATACATAAATGTATGATATGTTTACATACTTATATATGCCTAAGTTGACCAAAATTTATATTGTCATTATTAAGGAAACAAGAAAAGTGTGTGATATATACTTGACCAAGATGTGTGTAGTCTAGTCGGGACTCCTACACGACTATATCTCCAATTATTATAATTGACGATCCTCAAATTATTATAAACTTTTATTAGTACTATGTAATTTTGCTCACTTATTTTCATACatttagtactactagtaaCTTGTGAAAGTCCGAATTGTCCAAATTTATATTCTGAAAGTTAAGTCGACTCTTCCTGCTCACAAGACAATaccaatatttttaaataattgatcTTATGTGACTAGAATAAGAGTCGTACTTAAAATATGTGATAAGTACGATGAATTATATGAACCTTATTACTATAAATACATATCTACAATGTTTGTGTGGACGAACAACATAAAAAATTGTGGCAAATTTCGTGAAAAATTGAAGTACTTAtatttattagtaatatatcTCTCTGTCTCATTTTAAATGACATATTTCCCGTTTTTGTATGTTTCACTCTATTTaacactttttttaaaaaaaattgaaaacatccatatttatattttgtttactTTCCActcaacacaaaaaaaaactgtATAAAATATCAGATTAAATCGAAAATGCTCAACTCAGAGTGAACGTAGAGAGTATGTAAAATTAGAAATACCAACATTTACTATTTTATCATGTATTTTATGGTTTTTACTATCGATCACAACCGCGAGTATTCTCGGAGTGATATGATTAATTTTTAACCTTCTCAATAAAAATTAGTAGTAGTTATGTTTTAACAGtttatttttgtaaatatatgaatagtttggggggggggggtccgGGGTACTTATTATTTATTGTTGAAATGGGTAGATAATATTAGCTGTGTCGGAGTCCATAATGGGCCCAATTTTCTAATGGGCTTCTTGTACTGAAGGCCCATGACCCTTTCTAATTTTGTGATTTTGTCACGTTTCTTGTACTGGATGTACTGCACTCTACTACTAATCGTGGATGCTTAGGCCATATGCAACGCTCTCTCTCACTtaatcgtcccttaaattactattcatagGCCCCACtgtatttttttactccatctcttaattaagagacggaacctgcaaccctccatctcttattcgtcccttaaccgtctcttagattactattcattcaatttcattttttatttttatttccaaccaaattcaattaataaaaacacacttcattaaataaaataaaattacaacgtaaaataaaaatacaacttaaaataaaaaaaaataaaaaaaatacataattaaaatactaaaaaataaaaattacataatttaaaatacaattttatagaaaatataaaaaaaactactccgccgtcGAATCatccccgaaggcggtggaggtacACTAaagccacctggaggcggaataccaagttgtcttaccataaactcaattccggcaagataggcttggtattggggaggcgtcatgcgggaagtgtccgccattgtggcagtcatgtacatggacattagggagttcgacggtgcccccgagcccgagccctcctggcttgattcggctcggcccctcccccctctagccgccttcgccgcatttctctcTTGCGGTTGACGGCGCCCACgagaggaccccccggcatcgtctgtcgtgcctcaacctcctgcgaggcaaactcttgtgcggcgctgcctaGGGCTGACAAAATATACCgtaataccgaaataccgcacttatcgtaccaaaaaaatatcgaaaataccaaatttgcggtataccgcaagttgcggtacggtatgataccgtaccgataGATatcggtacggtaaaggtatagaTTTTCCTATACCGCAATATACCGCATTTACGATATTTGctaaaaatttgatatatatgttgtatttaaaatttatataaaaaatagttaatatgTTAACATCCCTAAtcatactttcatattttagtTCAACCGCCCCCAACCCCAAACATTCATATGCAAAGATGCAAATCAAGTCCACTGTATAGATTTGATTATAGTGTAGTTTTAATCTTTTGGAAATTATTGAAAtaagtgaaattttattttaaatatttggctataatagaatttttttgGTATGAAACACAAGTATTACGGTATGTCATACCTTATTTACTCGATATGCTATACCTTATTTCGGTATAATGTAAAAGTACGGTATATCGCATAGACGGTATGATAACGGTATCGAAAATAATCATACTGAATTTTACTGTATACCGCAAtgaggtataccgaaaaattcggtaaggtataggtatgatattttctcataccgcaatttgcggtacggtatgcggtatgacattttgagtgcggtataccgtaccgtgccacccctagtgttgcccgaaccgccctcactagacgagtattggccacccgtcgtGTGCTTCTTGCGCTTCGAGGTCGGGCCCGAGCTAGACcagacaccgccggcccacctttcctcgtctttgacgacctcccaaacatcgacatgtttgaattatttggcggtgtcgtcgaagtagactcgcaaagccgacctcagaatgtcggctcccgtggctccgctttggtaatgagccgcttcactcttgtagatgaCACAGAATATTTTGACCTCTCTATCGACTCgatcaaagtgagcgcggagcatcttaatgtgcggcggcgggaccccttcgtcttcatctcgtggtaggcctcggtgaccttttcccataagcacttccgggattgttgattcccgacgatgggatcatacgagacgctgatccaggtgTTGTACACCGACAGTGTTTCTTTGGGGTTGTACGGAtaccggcctagatcctcctcgtccgcctctgccttggagcttccaccgcttcggcctcctccaccgtctcggccttcttccggagtgggttcaacggattaatcctcccgaatctgggataatccctgcgaatacctcggggcggagggacgggcgtatgcatcaacatcaaaatggggtggttggtacccccggtgtcgacgaaccctgggtgcccggcgtcgacgaaccggaaccaccacccaggacattgtacatgcccccagtcgccgaacgcgttgatgtcaaacccgccggagccgccacggCCActgccagagtttccgtcgccggacattttgtgatgagggttagatgaaaattggagaggaaatggagatgatttaggaagaatagatgtgtatttgtgtgtgaaatgaggatgaattaagagtatttataaagtaaaaaaataaaaagtaataaaaaaagaaaaaacggtaatattaacgGTAATGAtaccgtttttcatttttttaaaaaaattttaattcaattttttttaaaaaaatgatttattgcgacatcgtgacgacgcccactcgcgggccggcgagtgggcgtcacgcatggcgccggagctcgccacgtcgcgctggcgcgtggcgagaagTCTCGGCGGGACGGAACGCTCGGCGGGCTAATTggttaattcattttttcaatcatgttatttttctcattttttataaaCCCAGTAAAACTTCACATCACCTAATCATAAAAAAGATAGTACTTAATtaaaatacttcatccgtctcgcaataataatcacattttattatttcagTTAGTCTCATAATAAATGTCACATTTcaatttttaccataaataataaatatgtctcatatttcattaactcaattcccatattctattataaaatcaatataataaaatggatcatatattctactaacttttctaattcaatattatttgtattttttaaaactcgtgttcaAATGAAAAGTAACTACCactaacggagggagtaattatcaAATTGGTAATACGATATATTTTCCTCCCAACTTAAGATATTTACAGTATACATCATTTTCTACCCATGGTTAATCAATCACATAGTGAAACAACCCTTCGCGCCAGATTTCACCGCAACCCTCACAGCCGGAGCCGTCTCCGAGAAGCCAGTGGCCTCCCACCGACGCTTCGCCGACGGCCGCGGCAGATTCTCCGGCACGATCGTTTCAAGCGAATTGAGCTGCCACGGCAAGCAAGCTCTCTTGTCGCTCCATCTCGGAGCCCCGACGGCGATCGCGGATGATTGCATATCCATCGCCATAGCTCTCTCCTGATCCCCAACCACCGCGAAATCGCCGCCGTCGAGGCCGATTATGGCGCACGTTAAGCCAAGGACGCATCGACTCCTCCACAATCGATCCTTGAGAGTCGGAGAGCTGCGTGAAAACAATTCGATCAGAAATTGGATAATTGATTAGTGATCTATGTATGTAAACAGATCGGAATCCGGTAGCGTTACTCACCATGAAAGCTGCGGCGCCGCTGAGATTGGGGGAGAAGGTGATGTGGTGGAAGGAGGGGGGAAATTGAGGGAGCAGTAGCTTGAGGTAACCATTGTTGCTCTGTTTTGTTGAATTGCACTCCAACTGTTTGTGATTTCGCTCTCCTTTATAGAGAGATGGTCAATTTACGTTTGCTGGGAAAGGAAGATCTTTCTGTAGCAGTTTGCTTGCCGTATAACAATACtgtttgaaataaattaaaaatagtatTTGATTTATAAGAAAAGTGCATTGAATTTGTGCCGAATTGTACTTGTTAGAAGCTTATTTGGTGTAGTACATGTTTACAAATTTGAGGTGCCAAAATAgattaaactaaaacaaaactaGTTTTTGTCATGTTCTATAATCAATCCATTCAAACTTCTACCAATCAAAGGTGTATTCAGTATTTGTATGTTTAATCGTAGTAGTCCTAGCGTGCAAAATGCAACAATCGTGTTGTTGTGTTGTATGGACTTTATAAATTGATAGAAATTTTTAGTGTTTCATTTGCTAATGTTCCAGTCATTAATGTTAGTCCAAATATACTACTCAATCAATAAAATTTGGCTCCCATAATAGAAATATAATCTCACtaagtgtcacatttttttataagatGTCAtactctaaatgacacatttttatatatagaaatattattttttctattttttcctctctcttactgtATTTTCCCCACTTTAAtcataaaacaacactatatacAAACTCGTGTCGaattagaaatgggtcacttAAAGTAGAAAAGAGAGTGTATAAGATTTCGTTCTAAAATCAATTAATGATAAAAGAATGACATATGAGACTTATAAAGCGGTTTCAATTCTGCTTTTACACTTAAATAAGATTATAAGATATtagagtaatatttttattttatttttactagtAACATTTATTTGACCGCTCATCTATCACCTAGATTTTGACATTTCATGTTATCTTCTCTTTTCCCACCTAACTCCCTTTCCACGTATTCCTTAACTCCTCAATTCTTCCAATAAATTTGGAGGAAAGTtcatctatattttcttttccattattctctctatttgattaaaaataaaaagttttatctttttaatttattctattaaaactaaaatattttttttgagttattctattaaaaataagatattttctgaaatagaaacaaaacaattttttttattaatttacaaAACAACATTATCCGGAATCTGAAAATCACATACTAAAAGCaaagtattttatatttaataggacAGAAGTAGTATTATTCATCTTTCTTCGGTTATTTATTTTCTACTATCCAAAGAGACTATAATCTTTAATTAATGTagtcttttaaaaaaataagttcGAACTTTACCTGCTTTcatttccaaaaaaataaaaaagaaccAAACTTGTATTTTAGGGCTCTTTATATAGCAATATTCATTTTTTCATAAGAGTGAACTAtgtaaatggtacctgatcttttactttcacacataaatgatatctgatctttattttatatcgtttttggtaccacGTGAcaaaaataactacaaaaataatCTTATGTACCAAAcaagtgatttttttattatggaggatatttttggaaatttcaattaaatttcttcctttcttatttcttttgttcttctttcttttttcttcattttcttctttctttttagtattttatcttcatttcttcTATCTTTTTcctccttagtttatgtttcctcttttttcttctcttctttttcttaaatcttttaatgttttatacatacatctaattgcgtttataatataaatcaagaacaaaacacctaattaaattaattatttaaactaattaaatatttttaattaaattattttatact carries:
- the LOC121781241 gene encoding uncharacterized protein LOC121781241, translating into MVTSSYCSLNFPPPSTTSPSPPISAAPQLSCSPTLKDRLWRSRCVLGLTCAIIGLDGGDFAVVGDQERAMAMDMQSSAIAVGAPRWSDKRACLPWQLNSLETIVPENLPRPSAKRRWEATGFSETAPAVRVAVKSGAKGCFTM